In the Lates calcarifer isolate ASB-BC8 linkage group LG24, TLL_Latcal_v3, whole genome shotgun sequence genome, one interval contains:
- the LOC108885063 gene encoding uncharacterized protein LOC108885063 isoform X48: MGFFLRWLLLSFIAVGRHPAHSFGSFETYWHNEVPAVVYQPLSLSFNTGEDSSGSPGPLGDDSSSNANQVVGSYQPQQPVYQPQVPKQPQQPQHRLPAPGTKATPAASLPAPGTQAAQQPQQPVYQPQAPQVPKQPQQPVYQPQAPQVPKQPQQPVYQPQAPQVPKQPQQPQQPVYRPQQPQAPQVPKQPQQPVYQPQAPQVPKQPQQPQQPVYRPQQPQVPKQPQQPVYQPQVPKQPQQPVYRPQQPQAPQVPKQPLYWRQQPQAPKVPKPSQVPKFPQEPKQPGYPPKRPQMPRYRPQQSQAPLQPQAPTQPGYQPERSQLPFHQLKRPGFMFKRPQMSRYLPKQPQASKRHFNQQPQR; this comes from the exons ATGGGGTTTTTCTTAAg ATGGTTGCTGTTGTCCTTTATTGCTGTAGGAAGACATCCAG CCCACAGCTTTGGATCTTTTGAGACTTATTGGCATAATGAAGTGCCAGCAGTGGTTTATCAACCACTGTCGCTCAGCTTTAACACCGGGGAGGACTCTTCAGGGAGCCCTGGGCCACTCGGTGATGATTCAAGCTCAAATGCAAACCAG GTAGTGGGATCTTACCAGCCCCAGCAGCCCGTCTACCAGCCCCAGGTACCCAAGCAGCCCCAACAACCCCAGCACCGTCTACCAGCCCCAGGTACCAAAGCAACCCCAGCAGCCAGTCTACCAGCCCCAGGTACCCAAGCAGCCCAACAACCCCAGCAGCCTGTCTACCAACCACAG GCGCCCCAGGTACCCAAGCAACCCCAGCAGCCCGTCTACCAACCACAGGCGCCCCAG GTACCCAAGCAACCGCAGCAGCCCGTCTACCAACCACAGGCGCCCCAG GTACCCAAGCAACCCCAACAACCCCAGCAGCCGGTCTACCGGCCCCAGCAACCACAGGCGCCCCAG GTACCCAAGCAACCCCAGCAGCCCGTCTACCAACCACAGGCGCCCCAG GTACCCAAGCAGCCCCAACAACCCCAGCAGCCGGTCTACCGGCCCCAGCAACCACAGGTACCCAAGCAGCCCCAGCAGCCTGTCTACCAGCCCCAGGTACCAAAGCAACCCCAGCAGCCGGTCTACCGGCCCCAGCAACCACAGGCGCCCCAGGTACCAAAGCAACCCCTCTACTGGCGCCAGCAGCCACAGGCACCCAAAGTACCCAAGCCATCTCAGGTGCCCAAGTTCCCTCAGGAACCCAAGCAGCCTGGCTACCCACCCAAGCGGCCCCAGATGCCAAGATACAGGCCTCAGCAGTCACAAGCACCCCTACAACCCCAGGCTCCCACTCAGCCTGGCTACCAGCCTGAGCGGAGCCAGCTGCCTTTCCACCAGCTCAAACGGCCTGGCTTCATGTTCAAGAGGCCCCAGATGTCGCGCTACCTGCCCAAGCAGCCTCAAGCATCCAAACGGCACTTTAACCAGCAGCCACAGAGATAA
- the LOC108885063 gene encoding uncharacterized protein LOC108885063 isoform X30: MGFFLRWLLLSFIAVGRHPAHSFGSFETYWHNEVPAVVYQPLSLSFNTGEDSSGSPGPLGDDSSSNANQVVGSYQPQQPVYQPQVPKQPQQPQHRLPAPGTKATPAASLPAPGTQAAQQPQQPVYQPQAPQVPKQPQQPVYQPQAPQVPKQPQQPVYQPQAPQVPKQPQQPVYQPQAPQVPKQPQQPVYQPQAPQVPKQPQQPQQPVYRPQQPQAPQVPKQPQQPVYQPQAPQVPKQPQQPQQPVYRPQQPQVPKQPQQPVYQPQVPKQPQQPVYRPQQPQAPQVPKQPLYWRQQPQAPKVPKPSQVPKFPQEPKQPGYPPKRPQMPRYRPQQSQAPLQPQAPTQPGYQPERSQLPFHQLKRPGFMFKRPQMSRYLPKQPQASKRHFNQQPQR, translated from the exons ATGGGGTTTTTCTTAAg ATGGTTGCTGTTGTCCTTTATTGCTGTAGGAAGACATCCAG CCCACAGCTTTGGATCTTTTGAGACTTATTGGCATAATGAAGTGCCAGCAGTGGTTTATCAACCACTGTCGCTCAGCTTTAACACCGGGGAGGACTCTTCAGGGAGCCCTGGGCCACTCGGTGATGATTCAAGCTCAAATGCAAACCAG GTAGTGGGATCTTACCAGCCCCAGCAGCCCGTCTACCAGCCCCAGGTACCCAAGCAGCCCCAACAACCCCAGCACCGTCTACCAGCCCCAGGTACCAAAGCAACCCCAGCAGCCAGTCTACCAGCCCCAGGTACCCAAGCAGCCCAACAACCCCAGCAGCCTGTCTACCAACCACAG GCGCCCCAGGTACCCAAGCAACCCCAGCAGCCCGTCTACCAACCACAGGCGCCCCAG GTACCCAAGCAACCGCAGCAGCCCGTCTACCAACCACAGGCGCCCCAGGTACCCAAGCAACCGCAGCAGCCCGTCTACCAACCACAGGCGCCCCAG GTACCCAAGCAACCCCAGCAGCCCGTCTACCAACCACAGGCGCCCCAGGTACCCAAGCAACCCCAACAACCCCAGCAGCCGGTCTACCGGCCCCAGCAACCACAGGCGCCCCAG GTACCCAAGCAACCCCAGCAGCCCGTCTACCAACCACAGGCGCCCCAG GTACCCAAGCAGCCCCAACAACCCCAGCAGCCGGTCTACCGGCCCCAGCAACCACAGGTACCCAAGCAGCCCCAGCAGCCTGTCTACCAGCCCCAGGTACCAAAGCAACCCCAGCAGCCGGTCTACCGGCCCCAGCAACCACAGGCGCCCCAGGTACCAAAGCAACCCCTCTACTGGCGCCAGCAGCCACAGGCACCCAAAGTACCCAAGCCATCTCAGGTGCCCAAGTTCCCTCAGGAACCCAAGCAGCCTGGCTACCCACCCAAGCGGCCCCAGATGCCAAGATACAGGCCTCAGCAGTCACAAGCACCCCTACAACCCCAGGCTCCCACTCAGCCTGGCTACCAGCCTGAGCGGAGCCAGCTGCCTTTCCACCAGCTCAAACGGCCTGGCTTCATGTTCAAGAGGCCCCAGATGTCGCGCTACCTGCCCAAGCAGCCTCAAGCATCCAAACGGCACTTTAACCAGCAGCCACAGAGATAA
- the LOC108885063 gene encoding uncharacterized protein LOC108885063 isoform X42 — protein sequence MGFFLRWLLLSFIAVGRHPAHSFGSFETYWHNEVPAVVYQPLSLSFNTGEDSSGSPGPLGDDSSSNANQVVGSYQPQQPVYQPQVPKQPQQPQHRLPAPGTKATPAASLPAPGTQAAQQPQQPVYQPQAPQVPKQPQQPVYQPQAPQVPKQPQQPVYQPQVPKQPQQPVYQPQAPQVPKQPQQPQQPVYRPQQPQAPQVPKQPQQPVYQPQAPQVPKQPQQPQQPVYRPQQPQVPKQPQQPVYQPQVPKQPQQPVYRPQQPQAPQVPKQPLYWRQQPQAPKVPKPSQVPKFPQEPKQPGYPPKRPQMPRYRPQQSQAPLQPQAPTQPGYQPERSQLPFHQLKRPGFMFKRPQMSRYLPKQPQASKRHFNQQPQR from the exons ATGGGGTTTTTCTTAAg ATGGTTGCTGTTGTCCTTTATTGCTGTAGGAAGACATCCAG CCCACAGCTTTGGATCTTTTGAGACTTATTGGCATAATGAAGTGCCAGCAGTGGTTTATCAACCACTGTCGCTCAGCTTTAACACCGGGGAGGACTCTTCAGGGAGCCCTGGGCCACTCGGTGATGATTCAAGCTCAAATGCAAACCAG GTAGTGGGATCTTACCAGCCCCAGCAGCCCGTCTACCAGCCCCAGGTACCCAAGCAGCCCCAACAACCCCAGCACCGTCTACCAGCCCCAGGTACCAAAGCAACCCCAGCAGCCAGTCTACCAGCCCCAGGTACCCAAGCAGCCCAACAACCCCAGCAGCCTGTCTACCAACCACAG GCGCCCCAGGTACCCAAGCAACCCCAGCAGCCCGTCTACCAACCACAGGCGCCCCAGGTACCCAAGCAACCCCAGCAGCCCGTCTACCAACCACAG GTACCCAAGCAACCGCAGCAGCCCGTCTACCAACCACAGGCGCCCCAG GTACCCAAGCAACCCCAACAACCCCAGCAGCCGGTCTACCGGCCCCAGCAACCACAGGCGCCCCAG GTACCCAAGCAACCCCAGCAGCCCGTCTACCAACCACAGGCGCCCCAG GTACCCAAGCAGCCCCAACAACCCCAGCAGCCGGTCTACCGGCCCCAGCAACCACAGGTACCCAAGCAGCCCCAGCAGCCTGTCTACCAGCCCCAGGTACCAAAGCAACCCCAGCAGCCGGTCTACCGGCCCCAGCAACCACAGGCGCCCCAGGTACCAAAGCAACCCCTCTACTGGCGCCAGCAGCCACAGGCACCCAAAGTACCCAAGCCATCTCAGGTGCCCAAGTTCCCTCAGGAACCCAAGCAGCCTGGCTACCCACCCAAGCGGCCCCAGATGCCAAGATACAGGCCTCAGCAGTCACAAGCACCCCTACAACCCCAGGCTCCCACTCAGCCTGGCTACCAGCCTGAGCGGAGCCAGCTGCCTTTCCACCAGCTCAAACGGCCTGGCTTCATGTTCAAGAGGCCCCAGATGTCGCGCTACCTGCCCAAGCAGCCTCAAGCATCCAAACGGCACTTTAACCAGCAGCCACAGAGATAA
- the LOC108885063 gene encoding uncharacterized protein LOC108885063 isoform X32 — protein MGFFLRWLLLSFIAVGRHPAHSFGSFETYWHNEVPAVVYQPLSLSFNTGEDSSGSPGPLGDDSSSNANQVVGSYQPQQPVYQPQVPKQPQQPQHRLPAPGTKATPAASLPAPGTQAAQQPQQPVYQPQAPQVPKQPQQPVYQPQAPQVPKQPQQPVYQPQVPKQPQQPVYQPQAPQVPKQPQQPVYQPQAPQVPKQPQQPQQPVYRPQQPQAPQVPKQPQQPVYQPQAPQVPKQPQQPQQPVYRPQQPQVPKQPQQPVYQPQVPKQPQQPVYRPQQPQAPQVPKQPLYWRQQPQAPKVPKPSQVPKFPQEPKQPGYPPKRPQMPRYRPQQSQAPLQPQAPTQPGYQPERSQLPFHQLKRPGFMFKRPQMSRYLPKQPQASKRHFNQQPQR, from the exons ATGGGGTTTTTCTTAAg ATGGTTGCTGTTGTCCTTTATTGCTGTAGGAAGACATCCAG CCCACAGCTTTGGATCTTTTGAGACTTATTGGCATAATGAAGTGCCAGCAGTGGTTTATCAACCACTGTCGCTCAGCTTTAACACCGGGGAGGACTCTTCAGGGAGCCCTGGGCCACTCGGTGATGATTCAAGCTCAAATGCAAACCAG GTAGTGGGATCTTACCAGCCCCAGCAGCCCGTCTACCAGCCCCAGGTACCCAAGCAGCCCCAACAACCCCAGCACCGTCTACCAGCCCCAGGTACCAAAGCAACCCCAGCAGCCAGTCTACCAGCCCCAGGTACCCAAGCAGCCCAACAACCCCAGCAGCCTGTCTACCAACCACAG GCGCCCCAGGTACCCAAGCAACCCCAGCAGCCCGTCTACCAACCACAGGCGCCCCAGGTACCCAAGCAACCCCAGCAGCCCGTCTACCAACCACAG GTACCCAAGCAACCGCAGCAGCCCGTCTACCAACCACAGGCGCCCCAG GTACCCAAGCAACCCCAGCAGCCCGTCTACCAACCACAGGCGCCCCAGGTACCCAAGCAACCCCAACAACCCCAGCAGCCGGTCTACCGGCCCCAGCAACCACAGGCGCCCCAG GTACCCAAGCAACCCCAGCAGCCCGTCTACCAACCACAGGCGCCCCAG GTACCCAAGCAGCCCCAACAACCCCAGCAGCCGGTCTACCGGCCCCAGCAACCACAGGTACCCAAGCAGCCCCAGCAGCCTGTCTACCAGCCCCAGGTACCAAAGCAACCCCAGCAGCCGGTCTACCGGCCCCAGCAACCACAGGCGCCCCAGGTACCAAAGCAACCCCTCTACTGGCGCCAGCAGCCACAGGCACCCAAAGTACCCAAGCCATCTCAGGTGCCCAAGTTCCCTCAGGAACCCAAGCAGCCTGGCTACCCACCCAAGCGGCCCCAGATGCCAAGATACAGGCCTCAGCAGTCACAAGCACCCCTACAACCCCAGGCTCCCACTCAGCCTGGCTACCAGCCTGAGCGGAGCCAGCTGCCTTTCCACCAGCTCAAACGGCCTGGCTTCATGTTCAAGAGGCCCCAGATGTCGCGCTACCTGCCCAAGCAGCCTCAAGCATCCAAACGGCACTTTAACCAGCAGCCACAGAGATAA
- the LOC108885063 gene encoding uncharacterized protein LOC108885063 isoform X16: MGFFLRWLLLSFIAVGRHPAHSFGSFETYWHNEVPAVVYQPLSLSFNTGEDSSGSPGPLGDDSSSNANQVVGSYQPQQPVYQPQVPKQPQQPQQPVYQPQVPKQPNNPSSLSTNHRRPRYPSNPSSPSTNHRRPRYPSNPSSPSTNHRRPRYPSNPNNPSSQSTAQQPQQPVYQPQAPQVPKQPQQPVYQPQAPQVPKQPQQPVYQPQAPQVPKQPQQPVYQPQAPQVPKQPQQPQQPVYRPQQPQAPQVPKQPQQPVYQPQAPQVPKQLQQPVYQPQVPKQPQQPQQPVYRPQQPQAPQVPKQPLYWRQQPQAPKVPKPSQVPKFPQEPKQPGYPPKRPQMPRYRPQQSQAPLQPQAPTQPGYQPERSQLPFHQLKRPGFMFKRPQMSRYLPKQPQASKRHFNQQPQR; the protein is encoded by the exons ATGGGGTTTTTCTTAAg ATGGTTGCTGTTGTCCTTTATTGCTGTAGGAAGACATCCAG CCCACAGCTTTGGATCTTTTGAGACTTATTGGCATAATGAAGTGCCAGCAGTGGTTTATCAACCACTGTCGCTCAGCTTTAACACCGGGGAGGACTCTTCAGGGAGCCCTGGGCCACTCGGTGATGATTCAAGCTCAAATGCAAACCAG GTAGTGGGATCTTACCAGCCCCAGCAGCCCGTCTACCAGCCCCAGGTACCCAAGCAGCCCCAACAACCCCAGCA GCCAGTCTACCAGCCCCAGGTACCCAAGCAGCCCAACAACCCCAGCAGCCTGTCTACCAACCACAG GCGCCCCAGGTACCCAAGCAACCCCAGCAGCCCGTCTACCAACCACAGGCGCCCCAGGTACCCAAGCAACCCCAGCAGCCCGTCTACCAACCACAGGCGCCCCAGGTACCCAAGCAACCCCAACAACCCCAGCAGCCAGTCTACCGCCCAGCAACCCCAGCAGCCCGTCTACCAACCACAGGCGCCCCAGGTACCCAAGCAACCGCAGCAGCCCGTCTACCAACCACAGGCGCCCCAGGTACCCAAGCAACCGCAGCAGCCCGTCTACCAACCACAGGCGCCCCAG GTACCCAAGCAACCCCAGCAGCCCGTCTACCAACCACAGGCGCCCCAGGTACCCAAGCAACCCCAACAACCCCAGCAGCCGGTCTACCGGCCCCAGCAACCACAGGCGCCCCAG GTACCCAAGCAACCCCAGCAGCCCGTCTACCAACCACAGGCGCCCCAGGTACCAAAGCAACTGCAGCAGCCCGTCTACCAGCCCCAGGTACCCAAGCAGCCCCAACAACCCCAGCAGCCGGTCTACCGGCCCCAGCAACCACAG GCGCCCCAGGTACCAAAGCAACCCCTCTACTGGCGCCAGCAGCCACAGGCACCCAAAGTACCCAAGCCATCTCAGGTGCCCAAGTTCCCTCAGGAACCCAAGCAGCCTGGCTACCCACCCAAGCGGCCCCAGATGCCAAGATACAGGCCTCAGCAGTCACAAGCACCCCTACAACCCCAGGCTCCCACTCAGCCTGGCTACCAGCCTGAGCGGAGCCAGCTGCCTTTCCACCAGCTCAAACGGCCTGGCTTCATGTTCAAGAGGCCCCAGATGTCGCGCTACCTGCCCAAGCAGCCTCAAGCATCCAAACGGCACTTTAACCAGCAGCCACAGAGATAA
- the LOC108885063 gene encoding uncharacterized protein LOC108885063 isoform X26 translates to MGFFLRWLLLSFIAVGRHPAHSFGSFETYWHNEVPAVVYQPLSLSFNTGEDSSGSPGPLGDDSSSNANQVVGSYQPQQPVYQPQVPKQPQQPQQPVYQPQVPKQPNNPSSLSTNHRRPRYPSNPSSPSTNHRRPRYPSNPSSPSTNHRRPRYPSNPNNPSSQSTAQQPQQPVYQPQAPQVPKQPQQPVYQPQAPQVPKQPQQPVYQPQAPQVPKQPQQPVYQPQAPQVPKQPQQPQQPVYRPQQPQAPQVPKQPQQPVYQPQAPQVPKQPQQPQQPVYRPQQPQAPQVPKQPLYWRQQPQAPKVPKPSQVPKFPQEPKQPGYPPKRPQMPRYRPQQSQAPLQPQAPTQPGYQPERSQLPFHQLKRPGFMFKRPQMSRYLPKQPQASKRHFNQQPQR, encoded by the exons ATGGGGTTTTTCTTAAg ATGGTTGCTGTTGTCCTTTATTGCTGTAGGAAGACATCCAG CCCACAGCTTTGGATCTTTTGAGACTTATTGGCATAATGAAGTGCCAGCAGTGGTTTATCAACCACTGTCGCTCAGCTTTAACACCGGGGAGGACTCTTCAGGGAGCCCTGGGCCACTCGGTGATGATTCAAGCTCAAATGCAAACCAG GTAGTGGGATCTTACCAGCCCCAGCAGCCCGTCTACCAGCCCCAGGTACCCAAGCAGCCCCAACAACCCCAGCA GCCAGTCTACCAGCCCCAGGTACCCAAGCAGCCCAACAACCCCAGCAGCCTGTCTACCAACCACAG GCGCCCCAGGTACCCAAGCAACCCCAGCAGCCCGTCTACCAACCACAGGCGCCCCAGGTACCCAAGCAACCCCAGCAGCCCGTCTACCAACCACAGGCGCCCCAGGTACCCAAGCAACCCCAACAACCCCAGCAGCCAGTCTACCGCCCAGCAACCCCAGCAGCCCGTCTACCAACCACAGGCGCCCCAGGTACCCAAGCAACCGCAGCAGCCCGTCTACCAACCACAGGCGCCCCAGGTACCCAAGCAACCGCAGCAGCCCGTCTACCAACCACAGGCGCCCCAG GTACCCAAGCAACCCCAGCAGCCCGTCTACCAACCACAGGCGCCCCAGGTACCCAAGCAACCCCAACAACCCCAGCAGCCGGTCTACCGGCCCCAGCAACCACAGGCGCCCCAG GTACCCAAGCAACCCCAGCAGCCCGTCTACCAACCACAGGCGCCCCAG GTACCCAAGCAGCCCCAACAACCCCAGCAGCCGGTCTACCGGCCCCAGCAACCACAG GCGCCCCAGGTACCAAAGCAACCCCTCTACTGGCGCCAGCAGCCACAGGCACCCAAAGTACCCAAGCCATCTCAGGTGCCCAAGTTCCCTCAGGAACCCAAGCAGCCTGGCTACCCACCCAAGCGGCCCCAGATGCCAAGATACAGGCCTCAGCAGTCACAAGCACCCCTACAACCCCAGGCTCCCACTCAGCCTGGCTACCAGCCTGAGCGGAGCCAGCTGCCTTTCCACCAGCTCAAACGGCCTGGCTTCATGTTCAAGAGGCCCCAGATGTCGCGCTACCTGCCCAAGCAGCCTCAAGCATCCAAACGGCACTTTAACCAGCAGCCACAGAGATAA
- the LOC108885063 gene encoding uncharacterized protein LOC108885063 isoform X21: MGFFLRWLLLSFIAVGRHPAHSFGSFETYWHNEVPAVVYQPLSLSFNTGEDSSGSPGPLGDDSSSNANQVVGSYQPQQPVYQPQVPKQPQQPQHRLPAPGTKATPAASLPAPGTQAAQQPQQPVYQPQAPQVPKQPQQPVYQPQAPQVPKQPQQPVYQPQVPKQPQQPVYQPQAPQVPKQPQQPVYQPQAPQVPKQPQQPVYQPQAPQVPKQPQQPQQPVYRPQQPQAPQVPKQPQQPVYQPQAPQVPKQPQQPQQPVYRPQQPQVPKQPQQPVYQPQVPKQPQQPVYRPQQPQAPQVPKQPLYWRQQPQAPKVPKPSQVPKFPQEPKQPGYPPKRPQMPRYRPQQSQAPLQPQAPTQPGYQPERSQLPFHQLKRPGFMFKRPQMSRYLPKQPQASKRHFNQQPQR; the protein is encoded by the exons ATGGGGTTTTTCTTAAg ATGGTTGCTGTTGTCCTTTATTGCTGTAGGAAGACATCCAG CCCACAGCTTTGGATCTTTTGAGACTTATTGGCATAATGAAGTGCCAGCAGTGGTTTATCAACCACTGTCGCTCAGCTTTAACACCGGGGAGGACTCTTCAGGGAGCCCTGGGCCACTCGGTGATGATTCAAGCTCAAATGCAAACCAG GTAGTGGGATCTTACCAGCCCCAGCAGCCCGTCTACCAGCCCCAGGTACCCAAGCAGCCCCAACAACCCCAGCACCGTCTACCAGCCCCAGGTACCAAAGCAACCCCAGCAGCCAGTCTACCAGCCCCAGGTACCCAAGCAGCCCAACAACCCCAGCAGCCTGTCTACCAACCACAG GCGCCCCAGGTACCCAAGCAACCCCAGCAGCCCGTCTACCAACCACAGGCGCCCCAGGTACCCAAGCAACCCCAGCAGCCCGTCTACCAACCACAG GTACCCAAGCAACCGCAGCAGCCCGTCTACCAACCACAGGCGCCCCAGGTACCCAAGCAACCGCAGCAGCCCGTCTACCAACCACAGGCGCCCCAG GTACCCAAGCAACCCCAGCAGCCCGTCTACCAACCACAGGCGCCCCAGGTACCCAAGCAACCCCAACAACCCCAGCAGCCGGTCTACCGGCCCCAGCAACCACAGGCGCCCCAG GTACCCAAGCAACCCCAGCAGCCCGTCTACCAACCACAGGCGCCCCAG GTACCCAAGCAGCCCCAACAACCCCAGCAGCCGGTCTACCGGCCCCAGCAACCACAGGTACCCAAGCAGCCCCAGCAGCCTGTCTACCAGCCCCAGGTACCAAAGCAACCCCAGCAGCCGGTCTACCGGCCCCAGCAACCACAGGCGCCCCAGGTACCAAAGCAACCCCTCTACTGGCGCCAGCAGCCACAGGCACCCAAAGTACCCAAGCCATCTCAGGTGCCCAAGTTCCCTCAGGAACCCAAGCAGCCTGGCTACCCACCCAAGCGGCCCCAGATGCCAAGATACAGGCCTCAGCAGTCACAAGCACCCCTACAACCCCAGGCTCCCACTCAGCCTGGCTACCAGCCTGAGCGGAGCCAGCTGCCTTTCCACCAGCTCAAACGGCCTGGCTTCATGTTCAAGAGGCCCCAGATGTCGCGCTACCTGCCCAAGCAGCCTCAAGCATCCAAACGGCACTTTAACCAGCAGCCACAGAGATAA
- the LOC108885063 gene encoding uncharacterized protein LOC108885063 isoform X40, whose translation MGFFLRWLLLSFIAVGRHPAHSFGSFETYWHNEVPAVVYQPLSLSFNTGEDSSGSPGPLGDDSSSNANQVVGSYQPQQPVYQPQVPKQPQQPQHRLPAPGTKATPAASLPAPGTQAAQQPQQPVYQPQAPQVPKQPQQPVYQPQAPQVPKQPQQPVYQPQAPQVPKQPQQPVYQPQAPQVPKQPQQPQQPVYRPQQPQAPQVPKQPQQPVYQPQAPQVPKQPQQPQQPVYRPQQPQVPKQPQQPVYQPQVPKQPQQPVYRPQQPQAPQVPKQPLYWRQQPQAPKVPKPSQVPKFPQEPKQPGYPPKRPQMPRYRPQQSQAPLQPQAPTQPGYQPERSQLPFHQLKRPGFMFKRPQMSRYLPKQPQASKRHFNQQPQR comes from the exons ATGGGGTTTTTCTTAAg ATGGTTGCTGTTGTCCTTTATTGCTGTAGGAAGACATCCAG CCCACAGCTTTGGATCTTTTGAGACTTATTGGCATAATGAAGTGCCAGCAGTGGTTTATCAACCACTGTCGCTCAGCTTTAACACCGGGGAGGACTCTTCAGGGAGCCCTGGGCCACTCGGTGATGATTCAAGCTCAAATGCAAACCAG GTAGTGGGATCTTACCAGCCCCAGCAGCCCGTCTACCAGCCCCAGGTACCCAAGCAGCCCCAACAACCCCAGCACCGTCTACCAGCCCCAGGTACCAAAGCAACCCCAGCAGCCAGTCTACCAGCCCCAGGTACCCAAGCAGCCCAACAACCCCAGCAGCCTGTCTACCAACCACAG GCGCCCCAGGTACCCAAGCAACCCCAGCAGCCCGTCTACCAACCACAGGCGCCCCAGGTACCCAAGCAACCCCAGCAGCCCGTCTACCAACCACAGGCGCCCCAG GTACCCAAGCAACCGCAGCAGCCCGTCTACCAACCACAGGCGCCCCAG GTACCCAAGCAACCCCAACAACCCCAGCAGCCGGTCTACCGGCCCCAGCAACCACAGGCGCCCCAG GTACCCAAGCAACCCCAGCAGCCCGTCTACCAACCACAGGCGCCCCAG GTACCCAAGCAGCCCCAACAACCCCAGCAGCCGGTCTACCGGCCCCAGCAACCACAGGTACCCAAGCAGCCCCAGCAGCCTGTCTACCAGCCCCAGGTACCAAAGCAACCCCAGCAGCCGGTCTACCGGCCCCAGCAACCACAGGCGCCCCAGGTACCAAAGCAACCCCTCTACTGGCGCCAGCAGCCACAGGCACCCAAAGTACCCAAGCCATCTCAGGTGCCCAAGTTCCCTCAGGAACCCAAGCAGCCTGGCTACCCACCCAAGCGGCCCCAGATGCCAAGATACAGGCCTCAGCAGTCACAAGCACCCCTACAACCCCAGGCTCCCACTCAGCCTGGCTACCAGCCTGAGCGGAGCCAGCTGCCTTTCCACCAGCTCAAACGGCCTGGCTTCATGTTCAAGAGGCCCCAGATGTCGCGCTACCTGCCCAAGCAGCCTCAAGCATCCAAACGGCACTTTAACCAGCAGCCACAGAGATAA
- the LOC108885063 gene encoding calcium-binding protein P isoform X8: MGFFLRWLLLSFIAVGRHPAHSFGSFETYWHNEVPAVVYQPLSLSFNTGEDSSGSPGPLGDDSSSNANQVVGSYQPQQPVYQPQVPKQPQQPQQPVYQPQVPKQPNNPSSLSTNHRRPRYPSNPSSPSTNHRRPRYPSNPSSPSTNHRRPRYPSNPNNPSSQSTAQQPQQPVYQPQAPQVPKQPQQPVYQPQAPQVPKQPQQPVYQPQAPQQPQQPVYQPQAPQVPKQPQQPQQPVYRPQQPQAPQVPKQPQQPVYQPQAPQVPKQPQQPQQPVYRPQQPQVPKQPQQPVYQPQVPKQPQQPVYRPQQPQAPQVPKQPLYWRQQPQAPKVPKPSQVPKFPQEPKQPGYPPKRPQMPRYRPQQSQAPLQPQAPTQPGYQPERSQLPFHQLKRPGFMFKRPQMSRYLPKQPQASKRHFNQQPQR, encoded by the exons ATGGGGTTTTTCTTAAg ATGGTTGCTGTTGTCCTTTATTGCTGTAGGAAGACATCCAG CCCACAGCTTTGGATCTTTTGAGACTTATTGGCATAATGAAGTGCCAGCAGTGGTTTATCAACCACTGTCGCTCAGCTTTAACACCGGGGAGGACTCTTCAGGGAGCCCTGGGCCACTCGGTGATGATTCAAGCTCAAATGCAAACCAG GTAGTGGGATCTTACCAGCCCCAGCAGCCCGTCTACCAGCCCCAGGTACCCAAGCAGCCCCAACAACCCCAGCA GCCAGTCTACCAGCCCCAGGTACCCAAGCAGCCCAACAACCCCAGCAGCCTGTCTACCAACCACAG GCGCCCCAGGTACCCAAGCAACCCCAGCAGCCCGTCTACCAACCACAGGCGCCCCAGGTACCCAAGCAACCCCAGCAGCCCGTCTACCAACCACAGGCGCCCCAGGTACCCAAGCAACCCCAACAACCCCAGCAGCCAGTCTACCGCCCAGCAACCCCAGCAGCCCGTCTACCAACCACAGGCGCCCCAGGTACCCAAGCAACCGCAGCAGCCCGTCTACCAACCACAGGCGCCCCAGGTACCCAAGCAACCGCAGCAGCCCGTCTACCAACCACAGGCGCCCCAG CAACCCCAGCAGCCCGTCTACCAACCACAGGCGCCCCAGGTACCCAAGCAACCCCAACAACCCCAGCAGCCGGTCTACCGGCCCCAGCAACCACAGGCGCCCCAG GTACCCAAGCAACCCCAGCAGCCCGTCTACCAACCACAGGCGCCCCAG GTACCCAAGCAGCCCCAACAACCCCAGCAGCCGGTCTACCGGCCCCAGCAACCACAGGTACCCAAGCAGCCCCAGCAGCCTGTCTACCAGCCCCAGGTACCAAAGCAACCCCAGCAGCCGGTCTACCGGCCCCAGCAACCACAGGCGCCCCAGGTACCAAAGCAACCCCTCTACTGGCGCCAGCAGCCACAGGCACCCAAAGTACCCAAGCCATCTCAGGTGCCCAAGTTCCCTCAGGAACCCAAGCAGCCTGGCTACCCACCCAAGCGGCCCCAGATGCCAAGATACAGGCCTCAGCAGTCACAAGCACCCCTACAACCCCAGGCTCCCACTCAGCCTGGCTACCAGCCTGAGCGGAGCCAGCTGCCTTTCCACCAGCTCAAACGGCCTGGCTTCATGTTCAAGAGGCCCCAGATGTCGCGCTACCTGCCCAAGCAGCCTCAAGCATCCAAACGGCACTTTAACCAGCAGCCACAGAGATAA